In Aliiglaciecola sp. LCG003, a genomic segment contains:
- a CDS encoding aldo/keto reductase, whose protein sequence is MSGRTIAGKSIEAIGLGCMNLSHAYGQPPSEQQAAEVLMAAIDMGVDHFDTAALYGFGNNEKLLGKILKPYRQQLFLASKCGMTGVDGKRVIDGRPSTLRATIEQSLQNLQTEVIDLYYLHRWDKNVPIEDSVGELSCMVKEGKINAIGLSEVSAATLKKAHQVHPIAAVQTEYSLWTRNPEIAVSKACQNIGAALVAFSPLGRGFLCGQAIDVTSLVAGDIRKGMPRFQPQHANQNRGLLTTLVSLSKQLNCSLAQLSLAWLLHQGDHVVPIPGTTQVAHLRDNIAASQVRLNASQLSLLDKVFEHKQISGPRYPAATQLEIDTEEF, encoded by the coding sequence ATGTCTGGACGCACCATTGCCGGTAAATCAATAGAAGCCATTGGCCTAGGCTGCATGAATTTAAGTCATGCCTATGGACAACCCCCTTCAGAGCAGCAAGCTGCAGAGGTACTAATGGCTGCTATTGATATGGGCGTAGATCACTTCGATACTGCCGCTCTGTATGGCTTTGGTAATAACGAAAAGTTGTTGGGGAAAATACTTAAGCCCTATCGCCAACAACTATTTTTGGCCAGTAAATGCGGCATGACAGGCGTCGATGGTAAGCGGGTGATCGATGGTCGCCCAAGCACATTGCGGGCTACCATCGAGCAATCTTTGCAGAACTTACAAACAGAGGTCATTGATCTCTACTACTTACATAGGTGGGACAAGAACGTGCCCATTGAAGACAGTGTAGGTGAGTTATCCTGTATGGTGAAAGAAGGAAAAATCAATGCTATTGGTTTGTCTGAAGTGTCTGCTGCCACCCTAAAAAAAGCCCACCAAGTGCATCCGATTGCTGCAGTGCAAACCGAGTATTCATTGTGGACTCGTAACCCAGAAATAGCAGTATCCAAAGCCTGCCAAAATATTGGGGCTGCGCTTGTGGCATTTTCTCCCTTAGGTAGAGGGTTTTTATGCGGACAAGCAATAGACGTCACATCCTTAGTGGCTGGCGATATTCGTAAAGGGATGCCGCGCTTTCAGCCACAACATGCTAACCAGAACCGAGGTTTACTAACCACATTGGTCTCGTTAAGTAAGCAATTGAATTGTAGCTTAGCGCAATTAAGCTTGGCTTGGTTACTGCACCAGGGCGATCACGTTGTGCCCATTCCTGGCACCACTCAAGTTGCTCATCTAAGAGATAATATCGCGGCTAGCCAAGTACGTTTAAATGCGAGTCA
- the ligA gene encoding protocatechuate 4,5-dioxygenase subunit alpha produces MSLDKPYKNIPGTTIFDAEMARLGYHLNQFCMSLMKAEQRARFKADERAYLDEWPMTEEQKQAVLTRDYNRMMATGGNIYFLAKIFSSDGISFQDAASTMTGMTLPEYAQMMLQGGRTPNGNTYEGDK; encoded by the coding sequence ATGTCTTTAGATAAACCTTATAAAAATATTCCGGGTACGACTATTTTTGATGCAGAAATGGCTCGTCTTGGTTACCACTTAAATCAGTTTTGTATGTCTCTCATGAAGGCAGAGCAGCGTGCACGTTTTAAAGCCGATGAACGTGCTTACTTAGATGAATGGCCAATGACTGAAGAGCAGAAGCAAGCAGTGCTGACGCGCGACTACAACCGCATGATGGCCACAGGAGGCAATATCTATTTTCTGGCCAAAATATTTTCAAGTGATGGCATTAGTTTTCAAGACGCTGCCTCGACCATGACAGGTATGACGTTACCAGAATATGCACAAATGATGTTGCAAGGTGGCCGTACGCCAAATGGCAACACATATGAAGGAGACAAATAA
- a CDS encoding amidohydrolase family protein — translation MIIDCHGHYTTAPEPLQLFREAQIKAYKEGKALPEVPHISDEQIRESIDKNQIKLLDERGLDMTIFSPRASAMAHHVGNEAVSKQWTSACNDLIARVVELYPQRFIGVCQLPQSVGVPIKNSIEELERCVTEKGFVGCNLNPDPSGGHWNSAPLTDPSWYPFYEKMVELDVPAMIHVSGSCNPNFHATGAHYMNADTTAFMQFLEGNLFKDFPDLRFIIPHGGGAVPYHWGRYRGLADMLKQPPLREHVMKNVYFDTCVYHQPGIDLLFKVIDIENILFGSEMIGAVRGIDPETGNYFDDTKRYVDALNLSDSDRTKIYSGNARRVYPGLDKKLIGMGL, via the coding sequence ATGATCATTGATTGCCACGGACATTACACCACAGCACCTGAACCTTTACAGTTGTTTCGTGAAGCACAAATTAAAGCTTATAAAGAAGGTAAGGCCTTACCTGAAGTGCCACATATTAGTGACGAGCAAATTCGCGAGAGTATCGATAAGAACCAGATAAAACTGTTGGATGAACGTGGTTTAGATATGACCATTTTCTCGCCCCGCGCGTCTGCTATGGCCCATCATGTGGGTAATGAAGCGGTGTCCAAACAATGGACTTCCGCCTGTAATGATTTAATTGCTCGTGTAGTGGAACTGTACCCACAGCGTTTTATCGGAGTGTGTCAGTTACCCCAGTCGGTAGGTGTACCCATTAAGAACTCTATTGAAGAGTTAGAGCGTTGTGTCACTGAAAAAGGCTTTGTGGGGTGTAACCTGAATCCTGATCCCTCTGGCGGTCATTGGAATTCAGCACCCTTAACCGATCCAAGCTGGTATCCATTTTACGAAAAAATGGTTGAATTGGATGTTCCGGCGATGATCCACGTTTCTGGTTCGTGTAACCCCAATTTCCATGCTACTGGCGCACACTATATGAACGCCGATACCACTGCTTTTATGCAGTTCTTGGAAGGTAACCTGTTTAAAGATTTTCCAGACTTACGTTTTATTATTCCGCATGGCGGCGGTGCAGTGCCATATCACTGGGGCCGTTATCGTGGTTTGGCGGATATGCTCAAACAACCGCCATTGCGTGAACATGTGATGAAAAACGTCTATTTCGATACCTGTGTGTACCACCAACCAGGCATTGATTTGCTATTTAAAGTGATCGATATTGAAAATATCCTGTTTGGTTCAGAAATGATAGGTGCGGTGCGCGGCATAGACCCCGAAACCGGTAACTATTTCGATGATACCAAGCGTTATGTCGATGCACTTAATTTATCCGATAGTGACCGTACTAAAATTTATTCAGGTAATGCCCGTAGAGTTTATCCGGGGCTGGACAAAAAATTAATAGGAATGGGCCTATGA
- a CDS encoding 4-oxalomesaconate tautomerase codes for MQRPIPCSIMRGGTSKGLYFIADDLPSEPALRDQLLLNLMGSPDERQIDGLGGAHPLTSKVAIVSKSKRPDADIDYLFLQVVVDKAQVSDAQNCGNILAGVGPFAIEQGLVTANQDVTDVRIHMLNTGSNAVARVQTPQGIVNYCGDAKIDGVPGCSAPVLIDFLDIAGSSCGSLFPTGNSQEVINNLAVTCIDNGMPVVLMQASDFGLTGAESPAELEANFALKSQIEAIRLAAGKLMNLGDVSKKTVPKMTLISKPLQGGQLNTRSFIPHRVHDAIGVLGSVSVATACLLKGTVAHDLLQQDYADGSVEIVVEHPTGQFNVEMEVSGSSDIASFRVHRAALLRTARLLMRGEAMAANSLC; via the coding sequence ATGCAACGCCCTATTCCCTGTTCCATTATGCGAGGCGGAACCTCCAAAGGCTTGTATTTTATAGCTGACGACTTGCCTTCGGAGCCCGCTTTGCGTGATCAACTGTTGCTTAACCTTATGGGTTCACCTGACGAGCGGCAAATTGATGGATTAGGTGGTGCTCATCCATTGACCAGCAAGGTTGCAATCGTGAGCAAATCGAAGCGGCCAGACGCAGATATAGACTATTTGTTTTTACAAGTGGTGGTTGATAAAGCTCAGGTGAGTGATGCTCAGAACTGTGGCAACATACTCGCAGGCGTCGGCCCCTTTGCCATTGAACAAGGTTTGGTGACTGCTAACCAAGATGTAACTGATGTGCGCATTCATATGCTCAATACCGGCTCAAACGCAGTGGCTAGAGTGCAAACCCCACAAGGCATAGTAAATTACTGTGGTGACGCCAAAATTGACGGTGTTCCAGGTTGCAGTGCGCCTGTACTGATCGACTTTTTAGATATTGCGGGTTCCAGTTGTGGTAGCTTATTCCCAACAGGAAATAGCCAAGAAGTAATTAATAACCTTGCTGTTACCTGCATTGATAATGGCATGCCAGTTGTCTTAATGCAGGCTAGCGACTTTGGTTTGACGGGTGCTGAATCCCCGGCCGAATTAGAAGCTAATTTCGCTCTAAAATCTCAAATTGAAGCTATACGTTTAGCTGCAGGTAAGTTAATGAACTTGGGCGATGTCAGCAAAAAAACTGTCCCCAAAATGACCTTGATTTCTAAACCATTACAAGGCGGCCAGCTAAATACTCGCAGTTTTATTCCCCACCGAGTGCATGACGCCATAGGGGTATTGGGCTCAGTGAGTGTCGCTACTGCTTGTTTATTAAAAGGCACTGTGGCTCACGACTTACTCCAGCAAGATTATGCTGACGGTAGTGTTGAAATTGTAGTTGAGCATCCCACAGGCCAATTTAATGTAGAAATGGAAGTGAGTGGCAGTAGCGATATTGCCAGCTTTCGAGTTCATCGAGCCGCTTTGTTGCGTACCGCCCGTTTATTGATGCGCGGTGAGGCAATGGCAGCCAATAGTTTATGTTAA
- a CDS encoding Gfo/Idh/MocA family oxidoreductase, with translation MKVIVVGPGAFGIKHLDGIKNIDGVEVVALVGRSVEKTQKVADEYGIPQVFTDLTQALKIDADAVILCTPTQQHAEQSIQCMRAGKNVQVEIPLADSWADSEAVLKTQQETGLICMVGHTRRFNPSHQWVNQRIKAGELNIQQMDVQTYFFRRKNINAKGEPRSWTDHLLWHHAAHTVDLFAYQAGCKVVKANAVQGPIHPELGIALDMSIQLQAENGAICTLSLSFNNDGPIGTFFRYICDNGTYIARYDDLVDGKETAIDVSQVAVSMNGIELQDREFFAAIKEGREPNSSVAQVLGCYKVLHDLEQQLIS, from the coding sequence ATGAAAGTTATCGTTGTAGGCCCTGGAGCTTTTGGGATTAAACATCTTGATGGCATAAAGAATATCGATGGTGTAGAGGTTGTGGCATTAGTTGGCCGTTCAGTAGAAAAAACTCAAAAAGTGGCTGATGAATATGGCATTCCACAAGTTTTTACGGATCTTACACAGGCCCTGAAAATCGATGCCGATGCAGTGATCCTGTGTACGCCTACCCAACAACACGCCGAGCAATCGATACAATGTATGCGGGCCGGTAAAAACGTGCAAGTGGAGATTCCATTAGCAGATAGTTGGGCTGATTCAGAAGCCGTATTAAAAACTCAACAAGAGACAGGCTTGATTTGTATGGTAGGACATACCCGCCGTTTCAATCCCTCTCACCAATGGGTTAATCAACGTATAAAAGCGGGAGAGCTCAACATTCAGCAAATGGATGTGCAGACCTACTTTTTCCGCCGTAAAAATATTAATGCTAAAGGTGAACCGCGTTCATGGACAGATCACTTATTGTGGCACCATGCTGCTCATACTGTTGATTTGTTCGCGTATCAGGCAGGCTGTAAAGTGGTTAAAGCCAATGCGGTACAAGGCCCTATCCACCCAGAGCTTGGTATTGCACTTGATATGTCAATTCAGCTACAAGCTGAAAATGGTGCAATCTGTACCTTATCATTGTCCTTTAACAACGATGGGCCCATTGGTACTTTCTTCCGCTATATCTGCGACAACGGCACTTATATTGCCCGTTATGATGACTTGGTAGACGGCAAAGAAACGGCTATTGATGTATCTCAAGTCGCCGTTTCTATGAACGGCATTGAACTACAAGATCGTGAATTTTTTGCGGCGATTAAAGAAGGTCGAGAGCCAAACTCAAGTGTTGCTCAAGTCTTGGGTTGCTATAAGGTCTTACATGATCTTGAACAACAACTGATTAGCTAG
- a CDS encoding amidohydrolase family protein, translated as MTQFSKDADWLDWHPSPSKPKFVVPQGAVDAHCHVFGPGNEFPFAPERKYTPCDASKAQLWALRDYLGFSRNVVVQATCHGADNSALVDALQASRGLARGVATVNEKITDAELEALHQAGVRGVRFNFVKRLVDALPFDSLKRIASRIKELDWHIVIYFEGQELPELYDFFISLPTTVVVDHMGRPDVSKSIDGPEFGLFLKLMSDNENFWSKVSCPERLSLLGPSKHYVDVVPFARTVVEQFSERVLWGTDWPHPNMKTHMPDDGQLVDMIPLIAPTAELQHKLLVDNPMRLYWS; from the coding sequence ATGACACAATTTAGCAAAGATGCCGACTGGTTAGATTGGCATCCTTCTCCCTCTAAGCCGAAATTTGTTGTTCCACAAGGGGCTGTAGATGCCCATTGCCATGTATTTGGACCAGGTAACGAATTTCCTTTTGCCCCTGAACGTAAATATACCCCTTGTGATGCCTCAAAAGCGCAGTTATGGGCCTTACGAGATTACCTCGGTTTTAGCCGGAACGTGGTGGTACAGGCTACCTGTCATGGTGCCGACAACAGTGCGCTAGTTGATGCACTTCAGGCATCTAGAGGTTTGGCCCGCGGCGTTGCCACGGTAAATGAAAAGATTACAGACGCAGAACTAGAAGCATTGCATCAAGCAGGTGTGCGCGGTGTACGTTTTAACTTTGTAAAACGACTAGTTGATGCCTTACCTTTTGACTCACTCAAGCGCATTGCGAGTCGAATTAAAGAGCTGGATTGGCATATAGTCATTTATTTTGAGGGTCAGGAGCTGCCCGAGTTATACGACTTTTTTATCAGTTTGCCTACTACTGTTGTGGTGGATCATATGGGCCGCCCTGATGTCTCTAAATCTATTGATGGTCCTGAATTTGGCTTGTTTTTGAAATTGATGAGCGATAATGAGAATTTTTGGTCGAAGGTTAGCTGTCCAGAACGTTTGTCACTGTTAGGACCCTCCAAACATTATGTTGATGTAGTGCCTTTTGCACGCACTGTAGTCGAGCAGTTTTCTGAGCGCGTATTGTGGGGTACGGATTGGCCCCACCCTAACATGAAAACGCATATGCCAGATGATGGTCAATTGGTTGATATGATCCCATTGATTGCCCCGACCGCCGAATTACAACATAAATTGCTAGTGGACAATCCGATGCGGCTGTATTGGTCATAA
- a CDS encoding class III extradiol dioxygenase subunit beta, translated as MAKITAGVATSHVPAIGAAIDNGKTQDPYWQPLFAGYDFAKEWIKQEKPDVVILVYNDHASAFDMNIIPTFALGCAPSFSPADEGWGPRPVPDVMGYPELASHIAQSVIQQDFDLTIINKMDVDHGLTVPMSLMFGQPEAWPCKVIPLAVNVVLYPAPSGKRCYNLGKAIRKAVESFDEDLNVQIWGTGGMSHQLQGPRAGLINKEFDNDFLDRIVDDAEGLAEMPHFDYLNQAGSEGVELVMWLIMRGALNDKVNVKKRFYHVPASNTAVGHLILEND; from the coding sequence ATGGCAAAAATTACTGCAGGTGTTGCTACCTCACATGTACCCGCTATTGGTGCTGCCATCGATAATGGCAAAACCCAAGACCCTTATTGGCAGCCATTGTTTGCTGGTTACGATTTTGCTAAGGAATGGATAAAGCAAGAAAAGCCTGATGTGGTGATTTTAGTTTATAACGATCACGCTTCGGCTTTTGACATGAATATAATCCCCACCTTCGCTTTAGGTTGCGCACCATCTTTCTCCCCCGCCGATGAAGGTTGGGGGCCACGTCCCGTGCCTGACGTTATGGGTTATCCAGAGTTGGCGTCACACATTGCGCAGTCGGTGATTCAACAAGACTTCGATTTAACTATTATCAATAAAATGGATGTTGATCACGGACTTACCGTACCCATGTCTTTAATGTTCGGTCAGCCTGAAGCTTGGCCGTGTAAGGTTATCCCACTGGCGGTCAATGTGGTGCTATACCCTGCACCTTCGGGTAAACGTTGTTACAATTTGGGCAAAGCCATTCGCAAAGCGGTTGAGAGCTTTGATGAAGATTTAAATGTTCAAATTTGGGGTACTGGCGGCATGAGTCATCAGTTACAGGGGCCCAGAGCAGGATTAATTAATAAAGAATTCGACAACGACTTTTTAGATCGTATTGTTGATGACGCTGAAGGCTTAGCTGAAATGCCCCATTTTGACTATCTCAATCAAGCCGGCTCTGAAGGGGTTGAACTGGTAATGTGGTTGATTATGCGCGGAGCCTTAAACGATAAGGTGAATGTTAAAAAACGTTTCTATCATGTTCCCGCATCCAATACCGCCGTTGGACATCTTATATTAGAGAATGATTAG